In Bradyrhizobium sp. 170, the DNA window CATGATGCTGGCGACGCTGTTTGATTTTCCATGGGAGGACCGTCAAAAGCTGACCTGGTGGTCGGACGTTGCGATCGCCAATGTCAACTCGCCCGATGCCGTCGTGCATTCGGAAGCCGAGCGTTTCGATGAACTGGTCAAGATGGGCGAATATTTCCGCAAATTATGGGAAGCGCGTGCCGACGCACCGCCGACCTTCGACCTGATCTCGATGCTCGCGCATGCCGAAGCCACGCGCCATCTGCAATCACGCGAATTCATCGGCACGATTGCGCTCCTGATCGTCGGGGGCAACGACACCACGCGCAATTCGATGAGCGGTGGGTTAATGGCGCTGGTCGAGAACCCCGATCAGTTCGAGCTGGTGCGGGCGCGGCGTGAACTGATCCCGAACCTCGTTTCCGAAATCATCCGCTATCAAACGCCGGTGCTGCACATGCGTCGCACCGCGCGTCACGATGTCGAACTCGCCGGCCACCGCATCACCAAGGGCGACAAAGTCGTGATGTGGTACATCTCCGGCAACCGCGACGAAAGCAAGATCGACCGCGCCGACGAGTTCATCATCGACCGCGCCAAGCCGCGGCAGCATCTCGCCTTCGGCGCCGGCATCCACCGCTGCGTCGGCGACCGCCTCGCCGAACAGCAAATCCGCATCCTCTGGGAGGAGATATTGAACCGCGACCTTCGCTTTGAGATCACCGGCGCGCCGCAAAGGCTCTATTCGAATTTCATCCGCGGCATCCGCTCGCTGCCAGTGAGGATTGTCAGGTAACAAGAATGAACAAGCACGATCCCGTTGACGTCCTGATCATCGGCGCCGGCGCATCCGGCGCGGCGGTGGCGTGGAGCCTGGCCGATACCAAGATGCACATCCTTTGCCTCGACCAGGGCGGCTGGATGAACCCAGCGGAATATCCGAGCACCGGCCGCGACTGGGAAGCGAAGTTCTACGGCGACTGGTCGACCAGTCCGAACATCCGCGGCCGGCCCGAGGACTATCCTGTCAACGACGACAATTCGCCGATCAAGGTCGTGAACTTCAACGGCGTCGGCGGCTCGACCGTGATGTACACCGCGCATTGGCCGCGGCTGCACCCCTCCGATTTCAAGGTGAAGACGCTCGATGGCGTCGCCGATGACTGGCCGATCGATTACGATGCCTTGACCCCGTTCTTCGAAGAGAACGACCGGATGATGGGCGTATCGGGGCTGTCGGGCGATCCGCAGTCGCCGCTGACGCACCCGCCGATGCCGCCGCAGCCGCTTGGACTCTCCGGCCCGCTGATCGGCGCGGCCATGAACAAGCTCGGCTGGCACTGGTGGCCCTCGGACACCACGGTCGCGACGATGGATTATGAGGGCAGGGCGCGCTGCATCAATCTCGGCCATTGCACGCCGGCCTGCGCGCAGGGCGCAAAAGCCTCAACCGACATCACCTATTGGCCGCACGCGATCCGCGCCGGCGTCGAGCTCAAGACCCATTGCCGCGTGCGCGAGATCCTGACCAACGAGCACGGCATGGCCTCGGGTGTCGTCTACTTCGACCAGGACGGCGTCGAGCAGTTCCAGCCGGCCGAGGTCGTCATCATCGCCTGCAATGGCGTCGGCACGCCGCGGCTGCTCTTGAACTCGGTCTCCGGTCGTTTCCCTGACGGTCTCGCCAATTCGTCCGGCCTGGTCGGCAAGAACCTGATGTTCCATCCCTATGCGCAGATCTACGGCTACGTGAAGGAGCCGACTGACTCGAACCGCGCGCCGCCGACCTGCCTCTGGAGCAAGGAGTTCTACGACACCGACCTGTCGCGCGGCTTCGTCCGCGGCTATGGCATCCAGTTCGGCCGTGGCGCAGGGCCTGTGTTCGAAGCCGTCGCGAGCGAGCAGAAGGGCATCTTGCCGTGGGGCGCGGATCATCACAGCGTGTTCCGCAAGCTCAACGGCCATCGCCTTGCGGTCTCTGCGATCTGCGAGGACCTGCCCGAGGAGCACAACCGCGTCACGCTCGATCCCGTGCTGAAGGACAGCCACGGAATCCCTGCGCCGAAGATCGACTACACGATCGGCGAGAACAGCCGGAAGATGATGGATCATGGACTGGCGCGCGGCCGGGAGATTCTCGAAGCCGCCGGTGCGACCGATATCTGCATCAACAACCCGATCCCATGGGGCGGCTGGCATCTGCTCGGCACGGCGCGGATGGGCACCGATCCGGCGCGCTCCGTGGTCAACGAATGGGGACGCTCGCATGACGTGAAGAACCTCTTCATCGTCGATGGCAGCGTGTTCGTGACCTCAGGCGGCGTGAACCCGACCTCGACCATCCAGGCGATCGCGCTCTACGTCGCCGACCAGATGAAGCAACGTCTTGCAAACCTCTTCGACTGAGACCGCCATGTCCGCAGCCAATGAACTGACCTCTGCCCAATGCGACGATCTCCGCACCGTCGCTGCGATGATCATTCCCGCCAGCGAGGAGTACAGGGTACCCGGCGCGGACGACCCCGCGATCCAGGCCGACATGCTGGCGACGCTCGGCCGCGACGCCGCGCTCGTACGGCAGGCGCTCGATCATCTCGCGCGTCTCGCAGGCCAACCGCTGGCCGAACTCGATACGGCGAGACGCGATGTTATCGCGCAGGAGTTTCGCTCGACGGGCGGCGCAGCGGCGGCAACGCTCGTCCGCGTCGTCCTGCAATGCTACTACCGCGACGACCGCGTGTTGCGTTCGCTGGGACTCGAGCTGCGCGCGCCGTTCCCGAAGGGCTATGTGCTGGAGCAGGGCGACTGGTCGCTGCTTGATCCTGTCAGGGCGCGCCCGGCGAGCCTCAGGCGGGCGCCCTAGCAGGCCAGCCCTGCGCTGGATGCGGGCACTTGCGCATGCGGGTCCCGGCCACCAAATGATGAGGCCGAAGGAATCTCGCCATGTTGGATTTTACCTCAGATATCGCCGATGACGATCCGTCATCGCGAACGGCCGAGCCTGCCCGGGATAACGACCGGGTCTTGCTCGATGCCTATTCCAATGCCGTGATCGACGTGACCGAACGCGTCGGCCCCGCCGTCGTGCGCGTCGAAACCGGACCTAAAGTGCGTTCCGCGCGCGAACGCGGCGGGCTCGGCTCGGGCATTGTCATCTCGCCGGATGGTCTCGTGCTGACCAACAGCCATGTGGTCGGATCGTCCAAGGAGATCAGGCTGCGCGACAACGAAGGGTTCGTTACCGACGCCCATGTGCTCGGCGTCGATCCCGACACCGACCTCGCTTTGTTGCGGGCCGATGGCGCGCGCGATCTGCGCTATGCTTCGCTCGGCAATTCCAAGAGCCTGCGCCGCGGCCAGCTCGTCGTTGCGATCGGCAATCCGCTCGGTTTCGAATCGACGGTGACCGCCGGCGTGGTGTCCGCGCTCGGCCGCTCGATCCGCTCGGTGAGCGGGCGGACGATCGAGGACGTGATCCAGACCGATGCCGCGCTCAACCCCGGCAATTCCGGCGGGCCGCTGGTGTCGTCGGCGGCCGAAGTGATCGGCATCAACACCGCCATCATCAACGGTGCGCAGGGCATCTGCTTTGCGGTCGCCAGCAACACCGCGCAATTCGTGCTGTCGGAGATCATCCGCCACGGCTATGTCCGCCGCGCCTATATCGGCGTCGCCGGACAGACCGCGCCGATCCCGCGCCGGCATGCCGTGGTCGCCGGCGTCGACAACAAGATGGGCGCGCTGTTGGCGCAGATCGAGCCGGACAGTCCGGCGGCGAAGGCGGGGCTATTGCCGGGCGATGTCGTGATCAGGTTGGACAGCATCGAGATCAACGGCGTCGACGATCTGATCCGCGCCCTCGACCGCGACCGCATCGGCCGCACGCTGGCGATGGACGTGCTGCGGTTGGGCCGCCTGCGCGCGATCGACATTTATCCGGTGGAGCGCAAGCGGGCGGGGCGGCAGTAGCAATCGTCGCCATTCGCGCTGCTTCCCTCTCCCCTTGTGGGAGAGGGTGGATCAATCGCGCAAAGCGCGATTGAGACGGGTGAGGGGTTCTCTCCGCGGATAGCGACCCCTCATCCGGCGCCATACCCGATGCGAAGCATCGGCGTTCTAAGAGACGGCGGCCATAGGCCGCCTATGCCACCTTCTCCCACAAGGGGAGAAGGAAGAGTGGAGTTCGATGTTACTACCGCAGCGCCGCCAGCAACTCGTCGGGCACCTCGACCATCATCATGTGCCCCGCACCCGGCAGTACCACGGTGCGCGAATTCGGCGTCGCTGCGGCCAGCGTCTTGCCGGCCTTCGCGGGCGTCATCATGTCGCGCTCGCCGAGGATGAAGGTGGCGGGCACCTTGACCTGCGCCGCAGCAGCGAGCGCGTCCTGATACGAATTGCAGGCATTGAGATCGTTGTAGAGCACGCCCGGCCGCGTCTGCTGCAGAACGCGCTGCGCGCCCTGATGCATCCACAATCCGGGCGCGAGGCTGCCGCCGAGTTCGGCCTTGAAGCCGAGGCCCCAGATCGAGACCATGTCGATGGCATCGGGATTGTTGACCTCCGCGGCCTTGAGCAGATCGGGCCCCACCGTCATCGTGGCGGCGGTGCCGATCAGGCTGAGGCCGGAGACCTTCTCCGGATGCCGCGCGGAAGTCTCCAGCGCGATCAGAGATCCCATCGAATGCCCGACCAGCTTGGCCTTCGGTGTGCCGGCCGCATCGAGCAGCGCCGCAGTCCAGTCGGCCATGTCGGCGATGGTCGGCAGCGGCGCACCGGAAGAGCGGCCATGGGCCGGCAAGTCCGGTGCCAACACCGAATAGCCGTGATGCGCGAACCATCGGCTGTGCAGCGCCCAGGTCGAATGATCAAAACCCGCGCCGTGCAGCATCACCACCGCGGGCAGCGACGGATCGAACGGACGGCCGCCGGTGGCGACGAAGACATCAGCACCATTAACGGAAAGCTGCATGGTTCAAACCTTCTGCGATGCGCGAAGCGCCTGGCCGAGATCGTCGATGATGTCGGAGACGGTTTCGATGCCGACCGACAGCCGCACCAGCTCCTCGCCGACGCCGGCGGCCCTCAACTGCGCGGCGTCCATCTGCTGATGCGTGGTGCTGGCGGGATGAATGACCAGCGTCTTGGCGTCGCCGACATTGGCGAGATGGCTGATCATCCGCAACGACTCGATGAATCTCTTGCCCGCCGCACGGCCGCCCTTGATGCCGAAAGAGACGATCGACCCGGCGCCGCGTGGCAGCAGCCGTTTCGCGAGCTGATGATCGGGATGATTCTCCAGCGCGGGATGCAGCACCCAGTCGACGGCCTTGTTGGCGGTCAGCGCTTCCAGCACCGCAAGCGTGTTGCTCATGTGGCGCTCCATGCGGACGCCCAGCGTCTCGACGCCCTGCAGCAGTTGAAACGCGTTGGTTGGCGACAGGCAGGCACCAAAGTCGCGCAAACCTTCCGTTCGCGCGCGCATGATGAAGGCGGCCTGGCCGAACTGCTCGTCGAAGACGATGCCGTGATAGCCGGCATAGGGCTCGGTGAGCTGGGGAAATTTGCCGGAGGCGTGCCAGTCGAACCGGCCGCCATCGACGATGACGCCGCCGATCGCGATGCCGTGGCCGCCGATCCATTTGGTCGCGGAGTTCATCACGATATCGGCGCCGAGCTCGATCGGCCGGCTGAGAAACGGCGTCGCAAAGGTGTTGTCGATCAAAAGCGGAATCCCGGCGTCATGTGCGATCTGCGCGACGTCAGGAATATCCAGCACCTCAAGCCCGGGATTGCCGATGGTCTCGCCGATCACGAGCCGCGTGTTCGGCTTGATCGCCGTGCGGAATTCATCCAGCGCGCGCGGTTTGACGAACGTGGTCGTGATGCCGAAGCGCGGCAGCGTATGGGCGAGCAGGTTGATGGTACCGCCATAGAGCGAGGCCGAGGCGACGATGTGGTCGCCGGCATTGAGCAGCGTAGCGATCGCCAGATGCATCGCGGCCATGCCGCTGGCCGTGCAGATCGCGCCGACACCGGCTTCGAGCGCGGCGAGGCGCTCCTCGAGTACCGCCGTCGTAGGGTTGGAGATGCGCGTGTAGATGTGGCCGGCGCGTTCCAGATTGAACAGCGCAGCCGCGTGGTCGGAATCCTGGAACACATAGGACGTGGTCTGGTAGATCGGAACGGCGCGGGCGCCGGTGGCGGGGTCCGGGCGCTGGCCGGCGTGCAGGCTCAGGGTTTCGAAAGCAGGCGGCTTGGGTGCGGGCATGCGGGGCTCGTCAAATCGGTGGTCTGGGATGGGTACTTAGAGCTTCAGACGTGCACGGCTGTGCGGACGCGGCCGGCATTTCCGAACACGCGCAAATAACGCTCGACCTCGGACGGGGATCCGGTGGCTTTCTCGGGATTATCAGACAGCTTGACCGCGGGGCGTCCATCGACCGACGTTACCTTGCAGACCAGCGAGATCGGGTCGAGATCGGCAGAACCATCCGGCGCGCAGCCGACGAAATCGTTGGTGAGGTTGGTGCCCCAGCCGAAGGAGATACGGACGCGCCCGGCGAAATGCCGGTAGGTCTCCTCGATCGAGTCGACATCCATGCCGTCGGAGAACACCAGCAGCTTCTCCCTGGGATCGCGGCCCTTCTGCTTCCACCATTTGATGATGTCTTCGCCGGCCGTGATCGGCGGCGCGCTGTCCGGGCGAAAGCCGGTCCAGTCGGCTACCCAGTCCGGCGCGTCGCGCAAAAACACCTTGGTGCCGAAGGCATCGGGAAGGGCGATCAAAAGATTGCCGCCATAGGTGTGCCGCCACTGGTCGAGGATGCGATAGGGCGCCCAGCGCAACTCCTCGTCGGAATCGGCGAGCGCGGCTGCGACCATCGGCAGTTCATGCGCGTTGGTGCCGATCGCTTCGAGATCGTTGTCCATCGCCAGCAGCACGTTAGAGGTGCCGGTGAAGGAAGGCCCAAGACCCTCCTTGACGGCCTCGACGCACCAGCGCTGCCAGAGATGGCCATGGCGGCGGCGGGTGCCGAAGTCCGACAGCCGCAAGCCTTCGAGCTTGCGCAGCCGCTCGACCTTGGACCACAGCTTGGCCTTGGCGCGGGCATAGAGCACGTCGAGCACAAAGCGGCCCTGTCCCTTGGTCGCCTGTCGCGAGCGCAGCTCGTTCATGATCGCGAGCGCCGGGATTTCCCACATCGTGGTGTGGGTCCAGGGACCGTGGAAGTGCAATTCGTACTGGCCGTCCACCTTGTTTAATTCGTATTCGGGCAGGCGGAAGTTGGCGAGCCAGTTGATGAAGTCGGGCGAGAACATCTGGGTCTTGCCGTAGAACGTATTACCCGCGAGCCAGATCAGTTCCTTCTTGGTGAAGCGGATGGAGCGCGCATGGTCGAGCTGTGCGCGCAACTCGCCCTCGTCGATGATCTCGGCGAGGCGGACATGCCTGGAGCGGTTGATGACCGAAAAGGTGACGCGCTGATCCGGATAGAATTCGCGGATCATCTGCAGCATCAGCAGCTTGTAAAAGTCGGTATCGAGCAGGCTGCGCACGATCGGGTCGAGCCGCCAGCCGTGATTGTAGGTCCGGGATGCAATATCGGTCACTGCCATGGCGGAACTCTACCGTGCCGGCGGCCGCCCAACCAGTGGGTTCTGGCCGGAACATGGCAGCTCAGCGCGCTATTCCTGCCGGATCCGGCCGACCGCCGCCTGGATACCGGTCCAGGCAGGCTTGTCCGGGGCGAATTGCCGCCGCAGATAGGCGGCCAGTTCCGCGACCTGGCCGTCGGTCAGGCTCTCCTTGAAGGCCGGCATATAGCCGAGGTCGGTTGCGGCCGGCTTCGCGATACCGTGCAGGATGAGCTGAATCAGATTGTCAGGCACGGCGCTGTGCAGATTGCTGTTCAGCGCCAGCGATGGCCGGCTGCCAAACAACGGCGCGCCACCGACCTCGTGACACACTGCGCAGGCGCCCTGGTAGATCCGGGCACCGACACTGGATGCGGCGTGCGCCCGGGTGCCGGTCGCGGCTTCGAGGCTGGCGGCGAGCGCTTGCTGCGCCGGCTTGTCGATGGCCTTGTCGTTGAACGAGCCGAGATAGACCGCCATGGCGCGGATGTCGGAATCGGGAAGTGCTGCGAGTTCCTTCACCACCGGCGCCATCGGCCCCGCTGCGACGCCATGAAAGCGGGATTCTCCGGTCCGCAAGTACGCGTACAGTTCGTCCTCACTCCACGGGATCGGCGCCAGCGACAAGGACGTCAGCGCAGGCGCTTCCCAGCCTTCCGCAAATCCGCCGGCGAGATAGGCGTTCGCCTTCTCCGCGCCCAGTGCATTGCGCGGCGAATGGCAGGCGCTGCAATGGCCGAGGCCTTCGACCAGATAGGCCCCGCGATTCCAGATCTCGGACTTGGCCGGGTCGGGCTGGAATACGGTCGGCGTGTGGAACAGCGCATTCCATCCCGCCATCAGCGGGCGCAGATTGAACGGAAACGCGAGGGTGTTGTTCGGCGTCTCCGCGCGCACTGCCGGCTGCGCCATCAGATAGGCATAGAGCGCCTGCATGTCGGCGTCGGTCGTCCTGGCGAAATGCGGATACGGGAATGCCGGATAGAGATGCCGGCCGTCGCGATGGATGCCCTCGCGCATCGCGCGCTCGAAGGCCGGATAGGACCATGCGCCGATTCCGGTTTCGACATCGGGGGTAATGTTGGTGCTGTAGATCGTGCCGAACGGAGTCTCCAGCGGCTTGCCGCCAGTGTTGAGCACTCCGTTTGTACTTGTATGGCAGACCGCGCAGTCGCCGAGCGCAGCGAGTTGCTGGCCGCGCGCGATGGTCGCGGCCGAATAGACCGAGGCATCGGGCCGCGCGATCGGTGCGATCGCGCGCCACGGCAGCACTGCAGCGCCGATGCCGATCGCGGCGGCGCACAGCGCTGCGGCTGTCGCGAACACGCCGCGGCGTGCGGCGAACGGATTGCGCCACCTGTCCGGGGCGGGCTGTGGCGCGGATATCGGCGACGGCAACGCCTCCGGCGCTGCCTGTTCCTCGCCGCGCAATCCGCGCAGGATGCGTTCCGGCGTGAACGGCAACTCGCGAAAGCGCACACCGGTCGCATCATAGATCGCGTTGGCGATGGCCGCAGCACTTGGAACGGAGGCGGACTCGCCGACACCGAGCGGCGGCTGGTCCTGCCGCGGCAACATCAACACGTCGATCTTGGGCACTTCGGGGAATTTGATGATGGGGTAGGCGCCCCATTCCCGCGCCGTTACCGACGTGCGGTCGAACGAAACTTCCTCCATCAGCGCGCGGCTGGTCGACTGGATGACATTGCCATGGATCTGGTGGCGAACGCCGTCCGGGTTGATCATCAGGCCGGAATCCTGGCCGGCAACGACGCGCGTCACGCTGACATCGCCGGTCGCCTTGTTGACGGCGACGTCAGCGATCCAGGCCGACCACGCCGCGCCATAGCCGGGAAACTTGCTGTGCACATAGAGCGCATAGGCAAAGCCGCGCCCGCGCACGATGTCGCCTTCGGCTTCCGGTTCCTGCCACATCGGCCGCGGCTTCCAGCCCGCGCGCTCGGCCACCGCATTGACGAGATCGACCGCGCGCGAATCCTTCAGATAGCGCAGGCGATATTCGATCGGGTCGACGCCGGCTTCATCAGCGCATTCGTCGATCCAGGATTCATGCGCAAAGGTGTTCGGCAGCGCCGAGACGCCGCGCAGCCAGGAGGCGCGCACGATCGGTGGCATGTCGTTGGCCACCACGCGCAGATTCTCGTAGTCGTAGGGCGGGATCGCGGTGCGGTCGCCCATCTCGAAGACTACTGGCGTGTGCGGGATCGTGCCGGTCAAAAGCAGCGCCAGCGTCGGTGCGCCGTTCGATGGATAGCGC includes these proteins:
- a CDS encoding molybdopterin cofactor-binding domain-containing protein translates to MTAPDTTEDHNRLQGTLSVVRPASPVEAVKFETFIRITADGSVTAYNGHVDLGTGIRTALGQIVAEELDVSFARVVVVLGDTSLVPNQGATIASETIQITAVPLRKAAAQARQFLIARAAARLELPVDDLIVEDGLIHGQDNRSISYGELIAGETIQLELADDVPVKPASAYSIVGQSVPRVDLPAKATGELVYVHDMRVPGMLHGRVVRPPYAGVDVGDFIGTSLIAVDETSVCDIPGLVAVVRIGDFVGVVAEREENAIKAAAQLKVSWKPVPTLPDLKDIETALRANPSAPRTLIDKGNVDAAIAGAAKPMPRTYIWPYQMHASIGPSCAVADYQEDQTRVWSGTQNPHHLRTELARLIHRREAEIEVIRMEAAGCYGRNCADDVSADAVLLSRAVGRPVRVQLTREQEHAWEPKGTAQLMDVNGGLNADGSVAGYDFATRYPSNGAPTLALLLTGTIPHTPVVFEMGDRTAIPPYDYENLRVVANDMPPIVRASWLRGVSALPNTFAHESWIDECADEAGVDPIEYRLRYLKDSRAVDLVNAVAERAGWKPRPMWQEPEAEGDIVRGRGFAYALYVHSKFPGYGAAWSAWIADVAVNKATGDVSVTRVVAGQDSGLMINPDGVRHQIHGNVIQSTSRALMEEVSFDRTSVTAREWGAYPIIKFPEVPKIDVLMLPRQDQPPLGVGESASVPSAAAIANAIYDATGVRFRELPFTPERILRGLRGEEQAAPEALPSPISAPQPAPDRWRNPFAARRGVFATAAALCAAAIGIGAAVLPWRAIAPIARPDASVYSAATIARGQQLAALGDCAVCHTSTNGVLNTGGKPLETPFGTIYSTNITPDVETGIGAWSYPAFERAMREGIHRDGRHLYPAFPYPHFARTTDADMQALYAYLMAQPAVRAETPNNTLAFPFNLRPLMAGWNALFHTPTVFQPDPAKSEIWNRGAYLVEGLGHCSACHSPRNALGAEKANAYLAGGFAEGWEAPALTSLSLAPIPWSEDELYAYLRTGESRFHGVAAGPMAPVVKELAALPDSDIRAMAVYLGSFNDKAIDKPAQQALAASLEAATGTRAHAASSVGARIYQGACAVCHEVGGAPLFGSRPSLALNSNLHSAVPDNLIQLILHGIAKPAATDLGYMPAFKESLTDGQVAELAAYLRRQFAPDKPAWTGIQAAVGRIRQE
- a CDS encoding trypsin-like peptidase domain-containing protein — translated: MLDFTSDIADDDPSSRTAEPARDNDRVLLDAYSNAVIDVTERVGPAVVRVETGPKVRSARERGGLGSGIVISPDGLVLTNSHVVGSSKEIRLRDNEGFVTDAHVLGVDPDTDLALLRADGARDLRYASLGNSKSLRRGQLVVAIGNPLGFESTVTAGVVSALGRSIRSVSGRTIEDVIQTDAALNPGNSGGPLVSSAAEVIGINTAIINGAQGICFAVASNTAQFVLSEIIRHGYVRRAYIGVAGQTAPIPRRHAVVAGVDNKMGALLAQIEPDSPAAKAGLLPGDVVIRLDSIEINGVDDLIRALDRDRIGRTLAMDVLRLGRLRAIDIYPVERKRAGRQ
- a CDS encoding O-acetylhomoserine aminocarboxypropyltransferase gives rise to the protein MPAPKPPAFETLSLHAGQRPDPATGARAVPIYQTTSYVFQDSDHAAALFNLERAGHIYTRISNPTTAVLEERLAALEAGVGAICTASGMAAMHLAIATLLNAGDHIVASASLYGGTINLLAHTLPRFGITTTFVKPRALDEFRTAIKPNTRLVIGETIGNPGLEVLDIPDVAQIAHDAGIPLLIDNTFATPFLSRPIELGADIVMNSATKWIGGHGIAIGGVIVDGGRFDWHASGKFPQLTEPYAGYHGIVFDEQFGQAAFIMRARTEGLRDFGACLSPTNAFQLLQGVETLGVRMERHMSNTLAVLEALTANKAVDWVLHPALENHPDHQLAKRLLPRGAGSIVSFGIKGGRAAGKRFIESLRMISHLANVGDAKTLVIHPASTTHQQMDAAQLRAAGVGEELVRLSVGIETVSDIIDDLGQALRASQKV
- the pncB gene encoding nicotinate phosphoribosyltransferase, whose product is MAVTDIASRTYNHGWRLDPIVRSLLDTDFYKLLMLQMIREFYPDQRVTFSVINRSRHVRLAEIIDEGELRAQLDHARSIRFTKKELIWLAGNTFYGKTQMFSPDFINWLANFRLPEYELNKVDGQYELHFHGPWTHTTMWEIPALAIMNELRSRQATKGQGRFVLDVLYARAKAKLWSKVERLRKLEGLRLSDFGTRRRHGHLWQRWCVEAVKEGLGPSFTGTSNVLLAMDNDLEAIGTNAHELPMVAAALADSDEELRWAPYRILDQWRHTYGGNLLIALPDAFGTKVFLRDAPDWVADWTGFRPDSAPPITAGEDIIKWWKQKGRDPREKLLVFSDGMDVDSIEETYRHFAGRVRISFGWGTNLTNDFVGCAPDGSADLDPISLVCKVTSVDGRPAVKLSDNPEKATGSPSEVERYLRVFGNAGRVRTAVHV
- a CDS encoding GMC family oxidoreductase, which gives rise to MNKHDPVDVLIIGAGASGAAVAWSLADTKMHILCLDQGGWMNPAEYPSTGRDWEAKFYGDWSTSPNIRGRPEDYPVNDDNSPIKVVNFNGVGGSTVMYTAHWPRLHPSDFKVKTLDGVADDWPIDYDALTPFFEENDRMMGVSGLSGDPQSPLTHPPMPPQPLGLSGPLIGAAMNKLGWHWWPSDTTVATMDYEGRARCINLGHCTPACAQGAKASTDITYWPHAIRAGVELKTHCRVREILTNEHGMASGVVYFDQDGVEQFQPAEVVIIACNGVGTPRLLLNSVSGRFPDGLANSSGLVGKNLMFHPYAQIYGYVKEPTDSNRAPPTCLWSKEFYDTDLSRGFVRGYGIQFGRGAGPVFEAVASEQKGILPWGADHHSVFRKLNGHRLAVSAICEDLPEEHNRVTLDPVLKDSHGIPAPKIDYTIGENSRKMMDHGLARGREILEAAGATDICINNPIPWGGWHLLGTARMGTDPARSVVNEWGRSHDVKNLFIVDGSVFVTSGGVNPTSTIQAIALYVADQMKQRLANLFD
- a CDS encoding cytochrome P450 is translated as MAEAAQRRLTSIDVSGPQLYQNDAWRPVFAQLRREDPVHYCEASPSGPYWSVTRYDDIFAVELDHESYSSSSELGGIQVADQPKGREISNFIRMDPPGHTAQRRTVAPIVAPSNLANFEPLIRKRTSDVLDALPRHETFDWVERVSTDLTNMMLATLFDFPWEDRQKLTWWSDVAIANVNSPDAVVHSEAERFDELVKMGEYFRKLWEARADAPPTFDLISMLAHAEATRHLQSREFIGTIALLIVGGNDTTRNSMSGGLMALVENPDQFELVRARRELIPNLVSEIIRYQTPVLHMRRTARHDVELAGHRITKGDKVVMWYISGNRDESKIDRADEFIIDRAKPRQHLAFGAGIHRCVGDRLAEQQIRILWEEILNRDLRFEITGAPQRLYSNFIRGIRSLPVRIVR
- a CDS encoding alpha/beta hydrolase; its protein translation is MQLSVNGADVFVATGGRPFDPSLPAVVMLHGAGFDHSTWALHSRWFAHHGYSVLAPDLPAHGRSSGAPLPTIADMADWTAALLDAAGTPKAKLVGHSMGSLIALETSARHPEKVSGLSLIGTAATMTVGPDLLKAAEVNNPDAIDMVSIWGLGFKAELGGSLAPGLWMHQGAQRVLQQTRPGVLYNDLNACNSYQDALAAAAQVKVPATFILGERDMMTPAKAGKTLAAATPNSRTVVLPGAGHMMMVEVPDELLAALR